One window of Phalacrocorax carbo chromosome 1, bPhaCar2.1, whole genome shotgun sequence genomic DNA carries:
- the CHST11 gene encoding carbohydrate sulfotransferase 11 isoform X3 gives MRRNPFGMDICCRKGSRSPLQELYNPTQLSNTAILHQIRRDQVTDTCRATSVSSRKRRVLTPNDLKHLVVDEDHEMIYCYVPKVACTNWKRVMMVLTGRGKYSDPMEIPANEAHVSSNLKTLNQYSIPEINHRLKNYMKFLFVREPFERLVSAYRNKFTQKYNTSFHKRYGTKIVRRQRKNATQEALRKGDDVKFEEFVAYLIDPHTQREEPFNEHWQTVYSLCHPCHIHYDLIGKYETLEEDSNYILQLAGVGNYLKFPTYAKSTRTTDEMTTEFFQNISSEHQTQLYEVYKLDFLMFNYSVPSYLKLE, from the coding sequence TTGTCCAACACAGCGATTCTTCATCAGATTAGACGAGACCAAGTGACAGACACGTGCCGAGCAACCAGCGTATCTAGCAGGAAGCGCCGCGTGCTGACACCCAACGATCTCAAACACCTGGTTGTGGATGAAGATCATGAAATGATCTATTGCTATGTTCCCAAAGTGGCCTGCACAAACTGGAAGAGAGTCATGATGGTTTTGACGGGAAGAGGCAAGTACAGCGATCCGATGGAAATCCCAGCCAACGAGGCCCATGTGTCTTCAAACCTGAAGACCCTCAACCAGTACAGCATCCCAGAGATCAACCACCGCTTGAAAAACTACATGAAGTTCCTCTTTGTTCGCGAGCCTTTTGAGAGACTGGTGTCAGCCTACAGGAACAAGTTCACCCAGAAGTACAACACTTCCTTCCATAAGCGATACGGCACCAAAATCGTGAGGCGCCAGAGGAAAAACGCAACCCAGGAAGCTCTGCGTAAAGGTGATGATGTGAAGTTTGAAGAGTTTGTGGCCTATCTCATCGACCCACACACCCAAAGAGAAGAGCCCTTCAACGAGCACTGGCAGACTGTGTACTCCCTCTGCCACCCCTGCCACATCCACTACGACCTCATAGGAAAATACGAAACGCTCGAAGAGGATTCAAATTACATTCTCCAGCTGGCAGGAGTAGGAAACTACCTGAAGTTCCCCACCTATGCAAAGTCTACGAGAACTACTGATGAAATGACCACAGAGTTCTTCCAGAACATCAGCTCCGAGCACCAAACGCAGCTGTATGAAGTCTACAAACTTGATTTTTTAATGTTCAATTACTCAGTGCCAAGCTACCTGAAATTGGAATGA